One region of Quercus lobata isolate SW786 chromosome 2, ValleyOak3.0 Primary Assembly, whole genome shotgun sequence genomic DNA includes:
- the LOC115978088 gene encoding homeobox-leucine zipper protein HAT22-like, whose translation MGLDDVCNAGLALALGSHDKQVNHDHLQPDHHQEKKKKKRKKEKFSLKYDHLFPSLTLGPSDETSYTYQLATTKKEAGKAVLGGDSVDYLPNKQASSLSAVSSFSNSSSIKRERELSGGEEEVEVERVSSRVSDEDEEASPRKKLRLTKEQSAILEDNFKEHATLNPKQKQDLAHKLNLRPRQVEVWFQNRRARTKLKQTEVDCELLKKCCERLTDENKKLQKELQELKSLKLSAPFYMQLPAATLTMCPSCERICNGGDGSSTSPFSIGPSKPHFFNPFTHPSAAC comes from the exons ATGGGTCTCGATGATGTTTGTAACGCAGGCCTTGCTCTTGCACTAGGCTCCCATGACAAGCAAGTAAATCACGATCACTTGCAGCCTGATCATcatcaagaaaagaagaaaaagaagaggaagaaggagaagTTTTCTCTAAAGTATGACCACCTTTTCCCTTCTCTTACGTTAGGCCCATCAGATGAGACTTCTTACACATACCAATTGGCTACAACAAAGAAAGAAGCTGGAAAAGCTGTACTAGGTGGTGATTCTGTGGATTATTTGCCTAATAAACAGGCATCTTCTCTTAGTGCAGTATCATCTTTTTCTAATTCATCTAGCatcaagagggagagagaattaTCTGGTGGTGAAGAAGAGGTTGAGGTAGAGAGAGTCTCTTCAAGGGTAAgcgatgaagatgaggaagctAGTCCAAGGAAGAAACTTAGACTCACCAAAGAACAATCGGCTATCTTAGAAGACAACTTTAAAGAACATGCTACTCTCAATCCT AAGCAAAAACAAGACTTGGCACACAAGTTGAATCTACGGCCGCGGCAAGTAGAAGTGTGGTTCCAGAATCGGAGAGCCAG GACTAAGCTGAAGCAAACTGAAGTAGATTGTGAATTATTGAAGAAATGCTGTGAAAGACTAACAGATGAGAACAAGAAGCTACAGAAAGAGCTCCAGGAGCTTAAGTCACTGAAACTATCTGCACCCTTTTATATGCAGCTTCCTGCAGCCACTCTCACTATGTGTCCCTCTTGTGAAAGGATTTGCAATGGTGGTGATGGCTCTTCTACAAGTCCTTTCTCGATTGGACCATCAAAGCCTCACTTCTTTAATCCCTTCACACATCCATCTGCAGCTTGCTAG